The following coding sequences lie in one Arachis hypogaea cultivar Tifrunner chromosome 9, arahy.Tifrunner.gnm2.J5K5, whole genome shotgun sequence genomic window:
- the LOC112711536 gene encoding agglutinin-1: MAISKKPIALVAFITIHLVMMIHTVNSSKEISFTFESFEPGDLDIVLEGDATISKDNDIHLTEVNDAGVPAHNSVGRASYSAPIRLWDAITGEVASISTSFNFFIKAPYDQNSPADGIAFFIAPHDSTLPPDSSGRFLGLVAGTSVTRGGNSTAARFKASSAASNKFVAVEFDTYTNHENKDPDYKHFGIDVNSIISAKYTEWTYWENGGVESVSITYDPVDKKLKVVGVYGTHDRIELSYDIDLKSVLPEWVKVGFSASTGENTQVNNLQSWSFSSTLVTDAPEGHIATVV; the protein is encoded by the coding sequence ATGGCTATCTCAAAGAAACCCATTGCACTTGTTGCTTTCATAACCATCCACCTAGTGATGATGATCCACACCGTGAACTCTTCAAAAGAGATCTCATTCACCTTCGAAAGTTTCGAGCCGGGTGACTTGGATATCGTCCTCGAAGGCGATGCCACGATCTCAAAAGACAATGACATACACCTTACTGAGGTGAACGATGCTGGTGTCCCAGCACATAACAGCGTGGGCAGAGCCTCGTACTCTGCCCCCATCCGTCTCTGGGACGCCATCACTGGAGAGGTGGCAAGCATTTCCACCTCATTCAACTTCTTCATTAAAGCCCCTTACGACCAGAACTCTCCCGCCGATGGCATCGCCTTCTTCATCGCTCCACACGACTCAACCCTCCCTCCTGACTCCTCCGGCAGATTCCTCGGCCTTGTTGCTGGCACCTCGGTTACTCGCGGCGGCAACTCCACCGCCGCTCGCTTCAAAGCCTCATCAGCGGCCAGCAACAAATTTGTTGCCGTTGAGTTCGACACCTACACGAACCATGAGAACAAAGACCCAGATTACAAGCACTTCGGAATCGATGTTAACTCCATTATCTCGGCAAAGTACACAGAGTGGACATACTGGGAGAATGGAGGAGTGGAATCAGTGAGCATAACCTATGATCCTGTCGACAAGAAGCTCAAGGTTGTTGGTGTTTATGGGACCCACGACCGCATCGAATTGTCTTATGACATAGACTTGAAAAGCGTGCTTCCAGAGTGGGTGAAGGTAGGGTTCTCTGCCTCCACGGGAGAAAATACGCAAGTCAACAACCTTCAATCTTGGTCTTTCAGTTCAACCTTAGTGACCGATGCTCCTGAAGGCCATATTGCTACTGTTGTGTGA